attttaaatgattttgtaGAGGTGGTCCAAATATTGTCACCATTCACTCATTTTGCTGTGagtgattattttattttttaaatgtaagttgataagaaaagctttgagtgaggaaaagaagggttcaattctagctttactggcagagggatacagtgagagtCAGGTTGCTTCGATCCTGATAATATCAAAGacggaagaacacctgcttccttctactctgacaatgttccccagctctgagaattgttttttccagcaggacaattattcatgccacacagccaggtcaatcaaggtgtggatggaggacctcCAGATCAAGAcgctgtcatggccagcccaatctccagacctgaaccccattgaaaacctctgggatttgatcaagaggaagacagATGGTCATaaaccatcaaacaaagctgagctacttgaatttttgtgccaggagtggcataaagtcacctaACAACAATGTGAGAGACTTgtagagagcatgccaagacacatgaaagctgtgactagaaatcagggttattccaccaaatattgttaaaacattagtaatttgttgttgaaaaatgaatatgaattagttttctttgctgtatttgaggtctgaaaacaatgcatattttttggttattttgaccagttgttaattttacaaataaaataaatattctaaatgacaatatttttatttggaatttgggagtaatgttgtcagtagtttatggaataaaacaaaactgttcattttactcaaatacataccaatgaatagtaaaaccagagaaactgaattttgcagtggtttgttcattttttccagagctgtatatggctCTTGAATCGTAttacaacagctcaatagactcactgtgtcacggTATGGAGCAcgtaaatacctggatgaaccaaaattgtctacaattaaaccaagataaagcagaaatgattttgtttggctacaaaaataagagaactagtattagtaaagagctgcaTCCTTGGGCCCTAAAAATCAGGGaccaagtgcataatcttggtgttctgattgcctcagacctcacattcaacagcattctatcatcttaaaaatatagccagaatcaagggcttggtgtcccaaaaagaccaagagaagctcatccatgcttttatctcaaatagggttgactactgtaatggcctcttaactggactctcCAAAAGGTCTGTAAAatagctgcagctcattcagaatgctgctgtttGAATGTTAACCACGACCAAGAGAagagagcacatcactccggttcttaaatctttgcttccagtcagttacagaatagattttaaatggTGCTTtaagtctataaatcactgactGGTTTAGgcccccaaatacatttctcataTGTTTGAAAAGTATTAACCGaccagggctcttagatccgtgaactcaggtcagctaatgagcccagagtccaaaacATTGTCaagctgtgtttagcagttatgctgcccacaactggaataaattaCTAGAAGATcatagacgtgccccaaacatatacatttttaaatccaggttaaaaacacttctcttttcacgcaCCTATGACTGAGTAACcacaattttgttttaattctatTTCTACTTTCTTATTCAATGCTTTATTATTATGAAGTTTcattgtacatttatatttctctttttctttgtaaagcataaTTTATtgcttttatgtttttgtttttatttattctttttactatattattataattatgatttatttccattttcttattctatgttttattattatgatgttttattcagttatgtttttatttcgtttttattctatttccaTTTTTCTATGGTTTACTAATCGTTAAATAATTTTGCTGTAATTCTCTGTATAAATTAATTATATTGCATTTGATAtagttttcttttcattgtaaagcacatggAATTGCTACTTGgtatgaattgtgctgtataaataaacttgcttgctatgtCATTCCCAGAATTGTTCAACTATGTTGAAAGTATTCGTTGAGACCATTTCTGAAGGAAAATTATGTATCTTTATGAATGACACATTTTATGATCATTAGTTATGCTTAAATGAAAGCCATTTAATAATTAAGAGATGATGGCTATGTTATAAATGTTTCTAACATTTGTCATCAATGTAATCTAACTGAACAGCATTGAAAACGTAATTAAAACTAAGAGGAGGCATACATTTCTGCTTccacaattatttttgaaattatattaattcagGACATTCTAACATCTCACAACTGTTCGGCTTTTGTTATGAGTTTTCAATACGACTTAACTGTAGCCTTGACCTGTGATTTTCTCTTGTACAAAAATCATTCACTTGAATCCCCTGATTCAGTACAACCAGTTCACTAAAAGATTCTTTCAAAAATAACGAATGGTTCATGATTCACGCATCACTATTTCCCATGATTCTCTTTCCTAGTCTTGAACGTGATAAACATGGCCGCGCTAGGTGCTGCTCGGTGTCTGTTTAGGAACTATTCTCGGGTAAAAAATGTCGATCAAAATACACGAATACTTATCGGACGTAGCAGGAGGATGCTGTGCACCTCATCGTCGAACAGCAGTAAGTCGTTTGTGTACAATTTGTTTGTACATCGAGGAACGGGGGCACAACCACTGACCTTGTAACGTGCAGCcaacgttagctaactagctaccgTGGTTCGCAAAATAATATAGTGTGATAAACTAGCCAGTTTAGAGTTCACATTCCGGCATTTTAATCACTCAGACTCGCGAACTTGTTAGTTTCTAGCAGTTAGCCAATGTTGCAGCCTAGTTACAGCTACGTTTGAGTAACTTTAGTGTCCAACCATATCAACTAACGTTTCATGTGAGATAGCTAGAGCGTTACAGACACGGCAATGTGTAATGTGTAAATAACATGCCCTTACATACCACATAAGATGACTAATTTGCTTGTAGGTTCTCCAGATGCACATTCAAAGCCTCAGTTCAAAGATGCCGAGGTCCAGGACATCCTAACCAGAATCACAGGcttggatctggagaaggtgttCAGACCCATCAAACAGGAGATGAAGCCCCCCACATACAAGCTAATGACAGACACCCAACTGGAGGAGGTATGCACTCAGTGAAGCAGAGGTTTACCAGAATTGGGAATGTGTCAATTATGTCTGACTGCTGGATGTTTGGAACATTTCTGTTTAGTGGATGTCAGTGAGAGTCTCAAtgatgtgtatgtttttgttgtagGCTACACAGCAGGCCAGAGAGGAGGCCAAGAAGCTCCTAAAGATGCCCCCGGTGTTACCAGAGAGAAAACCCATCCACGATGTACTCTCTGAGGATATGATTCTGGAAGGCATGGACACAGCCAAATACATCTTCACCGACATTACCTTCAACATACCACACAGggtaggagaggaaggaggtgtTGGTGTCCAGTATGCACCGACATAACATTCAACTCCTCTGCAAATtcctgttgtcttctgtggttTGTCTTGGCGTTGTCAGGAGCGGTTCATAGTGGTCCGGGAGCCCAGTGGGACTCTGAGGAAGGCGTcctgggaggagagggacaggatgGTGCAGGTCTACTTCCCTAAAGAGGGCCGCAGGCTGATGGCACCTCCCATCTTCAAGGAGGAAAACCTCAAGGTGAGAACTGAAGCCAGTCAAAAGGGCTTAGAAACAGGTCCTGCACATGATTGTGGGTGTCAGCGCAGAGACCATGATTAGCGCCCCAGCAGCCAGTGGGTTGGACATGGAAGCCCTCCACTCAGTCTCTATTGGCCTTTCCTGTGTCTGCAGTTGATCCAATCAGCTTTATCCAGAACCACTTATAGAAACATCAGAGTGCCTTACGTAAGAGCACATTGTAATATTTCATTACCTTTTTGATTTGACAATTTGGGCCTGTAACAAAAAGATTACTTTTTCAAATTCCCAAACCAAAAAAAGTGAAAGAATGTCAGGTACTTGTCCAACACTGTAATGCTGCCTACATTGTTCTTCCCTCAGTATGTGTTTGGACAGGATCGTCATGTGGATTTGTTGGATCTCTGCCAGGTCCAGTTTGAACCAGACTCCTCAGAATACATCAGGGTAAGAAGCCATTACCTCTCATTTGAGTCTGTCCTCCATTCTCTCTGGTCTGTGATTCACCTGTGTAAATGTAGTTTTCCTGATGGCTCATATATCAAGGGCTCCTATTTAAATCATTTTCAGTCCACGTTCCTGTTGTACATAGTTTCCTGTTTTCTCTCAGCAACTCTCAACAAGCTTTTGGAGAATTGAAGATTATGACATATCTTCCTCCTAAGTATCCATGCTGTGCCACTTATCCACTGgatcagggctgcccaaccctgttcctggggaTCCACCGTCCTGTAGGATTTCGCTTTAATtataatttagcacacctgattctaataattagctgtaTGGAAAGCTTAatgggttagtcacaaatggggttgaagacAACCTACAGGACAGTTGATCTCCAGAACCAGGGTTAGGCAGCCCTGCACTGGACTGATAAGTCCAACTATTTTAGGTGCCTGACCCAACTGAGTCACTAGAGCATGATGATTATTAAACACCACTAGAAGAGCTTGTCCAATATGTATTTCCCTGTGGAGCCCTCGGGTTGATACAATTTTATCAAAAGATGAGATTAGCCATTTGAAATAAgtaaaaatgtctttgtatttgCTGTCTTCTGTCCAGGTTCATGCAGCAACTTATGAGGATCTAGAAAAGCAGAGAAAGTATGATCTGCTTCGCTCTACCAGACATTTTGGAGGCATGGCCTGGTTCCTGGTCAACACCAGGACGGTTGACGGACTCATCGTAGACATGTTGCAGAAAGACCTGTgagtgcatgtgtctgtgtacacGCTAGAGGTTTGACAGGTGTATCTATCTTTGGTAAAATGGACAACTTGTCACAAGACCTTGCATCGGTTACCCCTTTTGGGCTTGTGCGTGTTCACAAaaccttttacaaaacaaatcttCTGTTACAACGTGGAGTCCAGTCTTTTTCATCTTGTTGCAACAAAATCCCAACTGTTCAAGTGTCCACTCTTACCACGGGTGGATGGTATTGGTCGTTCCAGGTTGCAGGATGCTGTGAGTCTGGTGGGTCTGTTCAACATGGTCCATCCACACAGCGAGACGGCCAAGGAAAGCTCCAGCCAGCAGGCCTCGGGTCTGGACCTGATCAAGGTGAGGCCACCGTTGGCAGACTCTGGTTGGGACCTGCCTGATGCCTCAGTACTGATAGCCACGATACCCGGTAACCCCGTTTTCACACCTGTATCTGTTCCCCACCAGATCTACGCCAAGCGAGAGTCTCAGCGGGCAGGGTACATTGAGCTGGCCTTACAGGCCTATGAACAGATCTCTGCAGAAGGCTCCGTCTGACCGTCCCAACCAGAGGAACGAACTGATGGAGCAGTCACGTGCGACGACCTGTCTGTCCACCCAACGTTTTATGAGCTGGATAAAGTCAGCTAGCAAGAGAAGAACATTCTTTGAAACATGGACCTCATTGCAATCCAAGCCTGCACTGACATTGAATATCATCAACATGGGCGCATGTTTACAAGCCTTCAGTCCTGTGGTTTGATGGAAGGGCACACACTGTATGGCAAATATTCCCTGTATTTCATCGTTCCTTTTTGTTTGTGCATTACGTTATCACACTCTCAACATTGGAGCTGTAAGATGTTTCATGGTCAAGatttatgtatataaaaattcaATTAGTGTTTATATACTGTTTTAATATGACATTTTCTGAATGTTAACACTGCATCTTTATTtagcagataaaaaaaataataataattctagAACAGGACATAATGCCCTTTCTATCTTGGACCTTGATAAGGCACTCAGATCCGTGTTTTGAACCATTATTCCCTATAAAACAGCAGTAGAATAAAAGGCACTAGGCAGAGCAGAGATATCCTGCAGGCTCCCCACCTGTGGAGAGGACCTGACCTAAAGACAGACCTGAGCCAAGAGAGCTTAGACTCTGGTGAAGACAAGTAAACTTTTCCCATTTTAGAAGAGCTAAAAATAGCATGCCCATTACTCTTTCACATCCTAAACTGTAGGTTACTTCGAGTTTGATGAGGTACAAAGTCCTGTACAAACGCTCTCAAACCAGGGTCACATTTAGTACACACTTCGCAAGATCAGTCGTTTTAAAACAACACTAATAAAGGAGACCCTGTGCACAACAATCCTACAAAACCCTTCCTATGATGTTTCAAAGCATAACTTTTACAAATTCCTCTATTGCACCTTTTACCAGTTTTAGTGTTAAGTTAACCCCCCACCAACCACACCCGTCCATGCATTTGAATAACACCAAGTTATTTTGTCACTAAGTGGAGTTCAGCTGAGACTCAGTCCTCCAAGAAATCATCCAAGTTGATGTCTGTGGTGTCGATATCCTCGTCCAGATCAAAGCAGTCAAAGTCAAGATCATCGAGGCCCTGAAGGaaaaatttatatttgaatGGAATACTGGCCAGCGGTTAATAATTATTAGGCTGTCCCATGACATTCACAAAGACCGCAGAAGTTGACAACCATATACATCAACTGTGATTTTTGGTACAAATGAACATCCTAACAGTGCGAGGAGAGCCTCTAGGCTGACTGGGCCTGATTTACCTCATCAGTCAGGTCCAGAATGTCCATGGATGCTGCTAGTGCAGGGGCTGCCTCTTGTGTCCTTACGTTTGGGGCTGGTGCAGCCTGATCCTCCAACAATGGGCCTGGGGTTAAGGCTGGTTCTGTTGCTGGAGTTACAGCTGGTTCTGTCGCAGAGGCGTGGTCTATCAATGGGACTGGAGTTACGGCTGGTTCTGTCGCTGGGGCGTGGTCTATCAATGGGCCCAGGGTTAGGGCTGGTTCTGTCGCTGGAGTTACAGCTGGTTCTGTTGATGGGGCGTGGTCTATGAATGGGCCTGGGGTTATGGCTGGTTCTTTCGCTGGGGTTACGGCTGGTTCTGTCACTGGGGCGTGGTCTATGAATGGGCCCTGGGTTACGGCTGGTTCTGTCGCTGGGGCGTGGTCTATCAATGGGACTGGGGTTAGGGCTGGTTCTGTCGCTGGGGCGTGGTCTATGAATGGGCCCGGGGTTACGGCTGGTTCTGTCGCTGGGGCGTGGTCTATGAATGGGCCCAGGGTTACGGCTGGTTCTGTCGCTGGGGCGCGGTCTGTCAATGAGCCCGGGGTTAGGGCTGGTTCTGTCGCTGGGGTGTGGTCTGTCAATGGGACTGGGGTTTGGGCTGGTTCAGTCAATGGGACTGGGGTTAGGGCTGGTTCTGTCGCTGGGGTGTGGTCTATCAATGAGACTGGGGTTAGGGCTGGTTCTGTCGCTGGGGCGTGGTCTATCAATGGGACTGGGGTTAGGGCTGGTTCTGTCGCTGGGGCGTGGTCTATCAATAGGACTGGGGTTAGGGCTGGTTCTGTCACTGGGGCGTGGTCTATCAATGGGAATGGGGTTTGGGCTGGTTCTGTCACTGGGGCGTGGTCTATCAATGGGACTGGGGTTTGGGCTGGTTCTGTCGCTGGGGTGTGGTCTATCAATGGGACTGGGGTTAGGGCTGGTTCTGTCGCTGGGGCGTGGTCTATCAATGGGACGTGATTTATTAATGATGCTGGGGTTTGTTCTTGATCTGTTACTATGGCTTCAAGGATTGTCGTGACAATGGGGACCTCTGCTTCCCCAAAAGCATCTATGGATTCGGTTTCTGGTACCTCCCCACTTACTACAACCTCCAATACTGCTTTGGTAACCAGTACCTCCTCTGTTGCTATTATTTTGGTCGGTACCTCAGTGAAAAGTCCTTCCTCTGTTGCGGTAGGTTCTTTCTGGACAGCCTCTTGAGTTGATCTTGTGACGTGTTCCTCTGGAACAGGCTGTGCTACCTCCTGCACCGAGCGGAGAACTTCAATGATGGCATCTCCCAACACATCTTGTTCTGTGGTGACAGGAACTATTTCCTCCTCTATTTTAGTGATGGTAACATCCACTGCTGATATCTCCTCTGACTTGGGAGTTTCCACTTTGACAATAACAGGTTGCTCTTCAGCCACCTCAATGGATTGTGCCACAGTTGGTTCCACTACTGTCACTGGGATAGACTCCTCTCCTGCAATGGAATCTTCCACAGGTTCCACCACCTCCATGACAATGGACTCTTCCACAGGTTCTCCCACCTCCATGACAATGGACTCTTCCACAACTGGAGCTTTTGGAGCAGCAGGCTGCACCACTGCAGCCATTAGAGGGGTTCCTAACAGTGCACCCATTACAGTGGTCTCACCCATACTCTCAACCACCACCTGTACATAAAACAATGAGAGTAGGGCCTTTTAATTGAGAATACAAAAGGTGGACAATTCACACAGAATGGTTCTGTCTAAACTAGGGGTTATGTAAACAGACTTCAAGAAATACAACAAGCCAGGCTATTAGTCCAGCAGGTGTTTACTTTCCTGTACCTCCGGTCCAGCTGGCACTGTCTTTGGCTCATAGCCAGCAGATTCCTCCAGAACATTCCGGTCCTCATTGGACTGCAGGGTGGACAGGCAAagcagtgtgtgtcagtggctACACAATGACAGCATCACATAGAACAGTAATAACACAGTACAGACACAAGGCTTATACTATTTATTATAACAAGCATTGCACTAGAAAACAAAGGAGGAACAAAGGAGTTAAGGTAACTGTAAAACATTGATTTGGTTGTGCATCccatgtatatacagtacattagtgCTCTCCTGAATCTTCACCACTAGGTGTCACTAATACACTACACacccgtctcagccccaaggtcttacgctgctatattattgtgctgggggagtagggtcagttctccttctccactataaatccttttagatataaggaatgcattttctaaatttccactgtctcctgccattttaaacttaggaggacatgaggtcctggcccacacctgaggagtacctggcttgaaagacccgttactgtccctgtccaaagtcctcctggttgtgttgcagatcaagatgatacctgacatTTTCAGCtaccactgtgctgacacctccccctcccccgtgttctccctgtccttttccatctggtcatacttctgacctggactaagtttaaatagactctggactcaggccacatgcatttattaattattacaatttgtactcttaatatgttcacctggcacagccagaagaggactggtcacccctctgagcctgggtcccctctaggtttcttcctaaatttcagaaATTCAagactactgttgtttgctccttgggatttaagccagggtgttttgtaaaagcactttgtgacagctgctgatgtaaaaagggctttataaatttgATGTGATTTGACTGCAGTAACTTTAAGAACTTACTATAGGTGTGAAATTATTTGGCCATAATGTTCAATGTATTTGATCTATTTCAGGGCTAGTGCACCTCATTCAAATTACCATCAAACCCTTAATTATATTAATCAGATGAGCTAGTTAGGGCTATAGAAAAAGTTTTAAACTTATGGGGTTCCCCTAATAAACATGACCCCgttttgtgtttggtgtgtgtctgtgtgtagccGCGTCTACTCACATTGATGAGGGGGTACTCGGCAGCTGGTCTCAGCCTGACGTGGGTCTCCTTCAGGTAGCATTCAGCCAGGAAGGCCTCCTGCAGGCCAGGGAACAGGTTGCTGTAGTCCATAGGATCGGCCAATGCATCAGCTGCCTTCTTGTTCACCAACCCCAGACTCTCCTTCCAGAGCTTAACCACTCTGGAGACGGAGAATATCAGAAATGccacacatgtacacatttgtttttctagcCTTGAAGAAATCAGAAAAGATGACCtcacatttatgcctaaacttaacaaaACCCAAATTGGAAACCTATCAACTAAGCCCGAAATGTTTTTCCCTTATGGGGAACTGCTAAAAAAACTGAATTGTTCTTGTTACTATCTTTGTAGGAACGTCTGTACTTCACGTGTACTCAAATCAGCAGGGTaatgcgcgcgcgcacgcacactcacacacacacacacacacacacacacacacacacacacacacacacacacacacacatacctagaCACATGGCTGGGCAGGTATGTTCTGGCCAGGAATGCAGCCTCTGGCAGACGGTTAGTTTTAATGAGGAGCTCCAGACATTTGTCCAGCCTGGAAAGAATatacagaacatagaaacacaaagatacaattaataacaataaagccACGGagccaaacacatacatacaaagatTAAAAACAGCACAACAAGATCCAATTATAGAAAATCGCAatgtgttgtgcctaagaacagctttaAGC
The sequence above is a segment of the Esox lucius isolate fEsoLuc1 chromosome 1, fEsoLuc1.pri, whole genome shotgun sequence genome. Coding sequences within it:
- the mrps22 gene encoding 28S ribosomal protein S22, mitochondrial isoform X1, with amino-acid sequence MAALGAARCLFRNYSRVKNVDQNTRILIGRSRRMLCTSSSNSSSPDAHSKPQFKDAEVQDILTRITGLDLEKVFRPIKQEMKPPTYKLMTDTQLEEATQQAREEAKKLLKMPPVLPERKPIHDVLSEDMILEGMDTAKYIFTDITFNIPHRERFIVVREPSGTLRKASWEERDRMVQVYFPKEGRRLMAPPIFKEENLKYVFGQDRHVDLLDLCQVQFEPDSSEYIRVHAATYEDLEKQRKYDLLRSTRHFGGMAWFLVNTRTVDGLIVDMLQKDLLQDAVSLVGLFNMVHPHSETAKESSSQQASGLDLIKIYAKRESQRAGYIELALQAYEQISAEGSV
- the mrps22 gene encoding 28S ribosomal protein S22, mitochondrial isoform X2, which encodes MAALGAARCLFRNYSRVKNVDQNTRILIGRSRRMLCTSSSNSSSPDAHSKPQFKDAEVQDILTRITGLDLEKVFRPIKQEMKPPTYKLMTDTQLEEATQQAREEAKKLLKMPPVLPERKPIHDVLSEDMILEGMDTAKYIFTDITFNIPHRERFIVVREPSGTLRKASWEERDRMVQVYFPKEGRRLMAPPIFKEENLKDRHVDLLDLCQVQFEPDSSEYIRVHAATYEDLEKQRKYDLLRSTRHFGGMAWFLVNTRTVDGLIVDMLQKDLLQDAVSLVGLFNMVHPHSETAKESSSQQASGLDLIKIYAKRESQRAGYIELALQAYEQISAEGSV